CCGGAGACTCTCCCCAGTAACTATTTGAAGCAGATTTCCCCCAGGATCCGGCAGCCATGACACTGAAGTAACCTATCCCCTCTGATGAATAATCAGTATCATAAAGATCAGGGAGTGCAAAAATAAGATGTCCCATTTCATGCACCATAATGCCCATTGTGGCCTGATGTGCATCGGAGGATGAACCCCTGTGGATTTCGCCAAATTGAGCATATCCACCAGCCCCGTTGTGATCAGCCCCAACAATTACACCGTCTAATTTAGGAGGACTTGTAATAGACCATTTATGCCCCCATACGGAAGGGGTATAATTGGCACTGTATGATCTCTCATAACCGGCAACAATAACTACAATAGCCAGTTCATTTGTATCAACGTATCCGTCACCATTAATATCAAATGATGCATAGTTAATATAAGGATCTGCTGCGGTAACAGCATCCTTTGTTATCTTCTGGTTCTGATTGCCTATATTGCCACCTGTATCCGGGTGGGCATATCCCAGGTTTACCCATCCAATAACGCCATTATTTGATGTGCCGAAAGACTCATTTGCAGGCTGCAAATTAACCTTTCCGTAAGAGGCCTTATTGAAATAGTCATTTATCCTGTTGCTCAATAATGAGGCAAAGCTGGTTTCCGAATAGGTCCCCGCCCTGTCTGTAAATTCAGCTAATATGAACAGTATCTTCCCATTGAAAGTCCCAAAAGGGGCTGCCAAAGGGGTGCTGAGAGCATTGACTGCAGGTGATTGAGTTAACCCTGAATTTGGATTGGCCTTTCTGAAATTAGGACTGGGCCGTACATGTCTTTGAAAATCAGGTTTGGGTAATTCGTTAGCAAGCGTATCGCTGAGAATCGGGGTATCACCTTCATAGCGGGAGACATAATGCCATCTGCCGTTCTTAGCCTTTTCGACGACATAACCGTCAACCGTTTCTATCCGGTGGTTCCATTCGTCCCCTTTAACCTTTACTTTAATGACTGTTCCATCAGGCTGAACAATCTCAGAGGTTTGTGGAGATGCTGGTACAGCAAACGAAACACCCGACACCCATAGACTTAAAACTGACAACGAAAGACAATAAATAATAAACTTTTTTACCATTTATCTATCTACGTTAATTAACAGGGATCACGTCAATCTCTTTTATCCAGAACAATCCCCCAAGCTCATCACCGGAAAATCTAACCTTTACCCTGATTCTTTTACCAAATATTTCAGGGGATATTTTCTCCTTGGAATAAAACAGGACAGTCTTGCCTTTTTTGTCTCTAAGGAAATCTGCTGTGGTTTCAACATGTTCGTAAGATTCTATTAAAATGGTTATTCTGTAGAGCGGCTGTTCCGGCACAATATTCAGAAGTTCAGAAGATACTATGGAATATTCCTCCACAGTACCTTCTATCACAGATTCATTGGGCACAGCAGGGACGGCAAGACTGTTTTTTGTGTTAAATGACAGAAATAGACTGATCAGGACGAGACATAAAGAAATTCTTCTCTGGTAAGGCAGAAACATATCCCGATATTCAACAACTATCTTCAAATTATTTTCCATAATCAATGTTCTCACCCCCGTGGAATACTATCGGTTGAATGTCCCTGCCTATACAGGAGATAATATGATGGCCTCTGTCTTTACTTTTTCCGGGATAATGACACTTAAGTCATTTGTTATCTCACTCAGAAACTCCACTTTGGCAAGCAGCATAAGGATGGAGGGCTACGAATAACGTGAGTTTATACACAGCCATCTATCTAGATGGCTGTGCTATTTATATTGTAGTTTATATAACTCGTATACATGAGGTCATGGAGTATAAAGCCATATGTGTACTGACGCCGGCAGTTCTGTAACGGCAATTAGGACGGTGGTTATACAGTGAGAATAAAGTCTTTTTTCAGGCCGCAATTGAGCGTACTTTTTTTTCTATCTCCGGCCAAATTGTACGCCAAGCAATCTTAAGATCGTAATCAGACTGAAGGTCAAGCCAAATCTCAGGTGATACCCCAAAATATTTACCAAGACGAAGAGCAGTATCAACGGTAATAGCACGCTTTCCATTTACTATTTCACTTATCCTGTTCGCTGGAACTGCAATATCTCTGGATATACGGTTAATACTGATCTCCATTGGCTTCATAAATTCTTCAATAAGAATTTCACCAGGGTGAATGGGTTCAAGTAATTTTATCCTTTTAGACATGATCTCCTCCTCTTATTTATCATGATAATCTATAATCTCAACATCAAATACATCTCCTTTATGCCACACGAAACAGATCCTCCACTGATCATTTATCCTTATGCTGTACTGCCCTTTTCTGTCACCTTTAAGAGCTTCAAGCCTGTTGCCAGGAGGTATCCGTAAGTCCCCCAGCTTTCTGGCACGATGTAGATACAGTAGTCTTCGTCGAGCTACACGTTCAAATGATCTAAAGCGTTGGACATTACAATCTTTAAATATCTTCTCAGTATCTTTACATCGAAATGACCGGATCACTATTACACTCTATTACGTCACACATAACATGTCAAGAGGGATAGCCCAGGGGTCAGGACATACATGGCACATCGTGACTCCGTCGGGTAAATTTGATTTCCCTGGCAAGATGGAGAAAAAGGTAACAGCATACTGAACTTCTGCTGTGAACTATAGGGCTGAGTATGCCCTCTCCGGAATAGCAATTTATCGCAGTCCTGAAAGATTGGTTATGGCACAACTAATCTGTTTATGAGGGTTATATGAGGTTTCGTTATGACAGGTTAACTTTTTTTATTTCCAGGCAGTAGGAACTTTAACACAATGTTGAGGTAAGAATTTTAAGGACATGGAGGATAGTATGAACTCGGGGGCAAGGCTCGTATAGCAGGCCATCGAATTACTGTTCAGGATATCGTTATATTACATGAACGTATGGGAACAAGTGTAGATGAAATCGCTACTGAACATGGCATCACATTATCAGCTATATATGTTGCTCTGACATATTATTATGATTATCGTAAAGAAATAGATGAGACCATCCTGGCTAATGAAACATTTGTTGCTGAACTGCGCCGTAAAACTTCATCCAAGCTGAAAGACAAAATCGGTGGATAAACCACTAACGTTTTACATGTATGAACATGTCTCTATTTTAGTCTCTCAAACTCTGCGACGGCGTGGCGTGAAAGAGTACCTAAGATTTGCAGCCGAGACAGGCCGCACCGTCTTTCACAGGATGCCGACTTTCCCCGCCTCCAAGCAGCCGGATTCCCTCTTAAGGGAATTGTCTACGCACCGCAACAGACCCCTGTCAGAAACATAATTCGCGGCCTGATACTTATTTACGATCTGTATACCCCGGAAGACATGTTTAATCACATTAAGTTCTTGTGATTCAGACCTATTACACAGGATAAGGTAATCTCCACCTGCCCCTATTCCCCTGTCCTGAAGCTATAATCATCACTCTCCGTCATACCTCCCTTGCCATCATCTGCCACTACCTTCCAGTAATACGTCGTGTTGGGCTTTAGATTGGTTACTGTATAGGTCATATAATTTTTTTCGTCAACGTTATTGCTGCCGGTCTTATCTGTTCCACTGCCACATGACGTAAAGATCAAACCTCCTGCAAATATTACTGCCACAATGAAAAGCCCTATCCTCTTCTTATCCCTTGACATTCCTCCAAAGGCTATTATCCCCAGCAGCCCTATCAGACCGGCTGAAAATCCCGCCGCCCTCGCAGTACGGTTGTTCCCTGAAGTGTCAGACACTATTATTGGATCTATTCCTGCAAAACCCGGGTCCTGGCCAATGAAGAGCCTGTAGGTAATGTGGTCTCCATCCGTATCCGAACACTTCTCCCATTTCAGGGTATATGTCGTGGCTATACCGCTGCTACCGTTTTCAGGTTTGGCAAGATTCGGCTTTGTCGGCAGCTTATTATTGTTTGGTGTTGCAGAACCGCCAAGGGCTACAGTCATAGGGTTCTCATCAGGGTCGTTCGACTGGATATTAAGGCTTGAGTTAAATGTCCCTGATCCCATTGGAGCAAACCTTACCTTCATATTACACGACTGATTTGGTGCAAGGGTCTGATTAGAACAGTTGTCCTCCTCTGCAATTATGCTATATGGCCCGGATGGTACGGTAATGCCCGATATCGTAAGAGGGCTGTTACCCTTATTGCTTATCATTATCTCCTGATCAGCAGTCATCCCGCTTAATATATTAGGAAAACTAAGATCAACTGACGAGACATCTATATCAGGACTTCCAACGCTGGCACCTGTACCTGTTAGAGATACTGTCACAGGGTTTTCATCCGGATCGTTCGACGGGATATTGAAGCTGCTGTTGAATGCCCCGGCAAATCCAGGTGAGAACCTGATGGTTACTGTACAGCCTGAGGATGGAGACAGTGTCTTGCCTGAGCAGTTGTCTGATACCTTGCTGAATGATGAAGACGGATTTGTGATGGACGTAATGGTAAGGCCAGCATCACCATCATTTATTACAGATACCGTCCTCTCTGAAGCGGAATCAACATTTACACTGCCAAACGGCAGCGTTACAGGGCTGACGGTTATATCAGGGGCAGTTGCCTTTTTGACAATACCCTCATCCACCTGTCCGTTACAGTTATCATCCACACCGTTGTCTGCCTCTGCTGCACCGGGCTTGATTGAGGCATTGTTATCATTGCAGTCTGTGCTGTTAGAGACATAACCAGAGGGCTGTGTACATGCCTGGGTAGTAAGCGTTGCACTACCGTAGGTATCTCCATCTGCATCACGGTAGTAGGTGTTTTTTACACCTTCGTCTACCTGACCGCTACAGTTGTCGTCTACAGCATTACAGATCTCCGCAGCTCCAGGATTGATAGATGCGTTGCCGTCATTGCAGTCCGTGCTGTTCTCGGAATAGCCCGCCGGCAATGTACATGCCTGAATAACCTCAGAGGCATTTCCATAGGCATCTCCATCCGCATCACGATAATAGGTGCTCAGTACACCCTCGTCTGTCTGGCCGTTACAGTTGTCGTCCACATTATTACAGATCTCCGCAGCCCCAGGGTTGATCGAGGCGATGGCGTCATTACAGTCAGCGCCGTTTACAGAATAGCCCGCCGGCAGTGTACATGCCTGAATAACCTCAGAGGCATTGCCGTAGGCATCTCCATCCGCATCACGATAATAGGTGTTCAGCACACCCTCGTCTACCTGGCCGTTACAGTTGTCGTCCACATTATTACAGAGCTCCGCAGCCCCAGGGTTGATCGAGGCGATGGCGTCATTGCAGTCCGTGCTGTTCTCGGAATAGCCCGCTGGCAGTGTACATGCCTGAATTGTTTCCGAGGCATTGCCGTAAGTGTCTCCATCTGCATCACGGTAGTAGGTGCTCAATAACCCTTCGTCTATCAATCCATCTAAATCATTGTCCACTCCGTCGCAGACCTCCGGGATACTTCCTGCATTCAGGGGATTACTGCCTGCTGCAATCTCATCTGCGTCACTAATCCCGTCATTGTCGTCATCAGGGTCACAGGCATCACCCATACTATCCCCATCCGTATTGGTCTGATAGGGGTTTGGATCAGAAGGACAGTTATCCATGGTATCCCTGATGCCATCACCATCAATATCAGTGACCATATCTATATGCGTGGCAAAACCTGTAGTCGCGAGGCATGATTCACCATTCGATGTCTCCACCTCTATCCAGTAGCTGCCCGATACAGGCTCATGATCTGGCGTAATATCAATATGGAATATATGCACACCGGTTCCGATAAAGGCTTCTGACACCCCGGTTTCAACCGCTGGCACCGCATCCCAGAGATCATCATCATACCGGACAACAAGGCTGCTACCTGTGGCAAGGAGGCTCGGGTTGAACAGGGACACCTCCACCCGCACCGTCTCTCCAGGATTAAACCGTGTCTTTACCTGACCGGTTCCAGGATCAAGCGTGCGTACTGAGCTCACCGTCGGGCACTCTGGAAGGGCTGTAAGGTCCCTGCTGCAGGAGAGAGGGGCTATCCGTTGTTGAACCAGCGTCGCTGCCTCTGCCTCTGATCCGGCACAGACAGGCACTGTAAGTGACACTACATCCATCGCCACTGTAAAGTCCGAGTTCGCACGGTAATGCCCGCCATTCATATGTTGAGTAGCCACTCTGACAGAGTTTCGGGCAATGCCGCTCTGGGCATAGTTGAGGATATCCGGAGGGAACAATGCCCCCTTTTCTCCGACTGGCACCTGGTTTAAAAGGCTCATTACAGGCTTCTCATTCAAAGAAAAGAATGTATCATAAGGACTGAGGCTATAGCCTGGATTCCTTGCATAAAAACTCGCATAGAGGCCGGCCCTGTCTATATTATCCTGCGTCAATCCCTGTGGCGTATTAAATGCCAGTGTAAAGTTAGGTACGTTCTGACAATAGGCATCCCTGATATTCAGGCACAGAGTCTGCGGCGGAACAGGAGCAAGGTAGACAGTCTTTCCTTCCCCGCACCCGATCGTGATCGGATAACTTGTCTCTCCCATGCCTGTCCTTGCCAGCAGCAGACCTGAAAGATCCTTATCTGCCATCAATACAATATCCACAAATTCTCCTGAACGCAGCTCTCCATGGTTAATCGCAGGCTGCATCAGGATATGCGGACGGCTCAAATCATCAGTCGTCACCACGAGGTCTGTAACAGGGTCTCCAAGGTTTGTGACCCTGTAAGCAGCCGTTAATGTCGAAGGATCCGTTGAAACCTCTGTGATCTGGAGATTAAACACCGGCTGGCGCACATATACCGTCACTGGGGCATAGGCCACAACAGGACGGGGGGATTCAGGGTCAGTAATGACCTTAAATTGCATGGAGTATTGAGAGGCCCTTGCATCCTGTGCGTGGAAGGCCACCTCAACGGTCCTTACCTCACCTGCGGGGAGCGATATCACCTGATCTATACTCCCATCACCACGAAAGCCTGCAATAAGGTCAGGTGAGGGATTAAGTATAGTCAGCAGCAGGTCATGTGCCGCTGTGTCTATGTTTCGCACCGTGATATATGCAGGCTGTTCATAATCCCGCTCTATGTTAAATACATAAGGCGCATCATCAAAGACAATACCTGCTGAGATAAATACAGAGCGCATTCCGGATTGTGACTCACCGCAGGCAGACTGTGTATGGACATACCAGTCATAACTGCTGTACCAGGCCAGGCTGTCAATGCTCGCCTGATGTCCTGTGCCGAAGGCACCGTCAGCCTGTGTGAAGCCTGCCTCTGATCCGGTGCGGTAGAATACCTCGGTAGTACCGGGGGAATCTGTCAGCCACTGGACACTCATCTGATTTGATGAAAGCATATCATCAACACCGGGGGTTATATCTGAAATTATGGGGTCTCTGACTACTTTAAGAATGGCGCTGTCTGTAACCCCGATACCGATGAGAGGCGTAGCCCTTACAACAAACGGATAGCCAAGAAGAGGCATTTCACAATCCTCTGGCAGATGTATGGATAGCAATATCCGTCGTTCCTCACCTGCAAGAAGCATTATCTCCGTGTCAGAAAGGGTGTACCAGGATGGATCCAGTCCTTCTACGGTAATGGATAACGTATCCGGGAAAAGGCGGGAATTGCGCACCATCACCTCGAAAGAATTGCTCCCGCCGATGGAGACAGCAGCCGTTTCCGGATCCACTGCAACCTCAACAAGGTTTACCTGACGTGGATTCTGGTTATATTTATACTCCGAAATATTATCCACACCATCACCGTCCGGATCGCCAGCCGGGCCGTTGACAGGGTTAATAGTCCCGTCATCAGAAGGATCAAGGTTGTGGGCCGCCTCCCATCCATCAGGCATGCCATCTCCATCCGTATCACGGTTATGAGGGTCTGTACCCAACTGCCACTCGCGCAGGTTGGTCAAGCCATCCTTATCAGAATCCTGAGTCGCATCAGACGGGTCATTGGGATTCAAGCCGTGTGATGTTTCCCAGTCATCAGGCATGCCGTCGTTGTCAGAGTCGGTACGCACAGCCGTAAAGTCTATCCCGGTCACATCCGTTCCGGCTACTGTTAAAGGAATGTTGACAGGGTTAAAGGTATATCCGCCTAAAGCAGGTGTTATCGTATAGTTTCCATCGGTAAGGCCGTTGATACTGTAGTTACCATTGGCATCGGTGATGACATTGGCAGAGGCATCACTGCTCAGCGTCACAGTTACCCCGCCTAATCCCGCGCCATTCTCAGTCACGGTTCCAATGATTGAATGAACCGAAGGGCCAACCTGTCCGGAACGTACTGGCCACATGTAGTCGTCGCCGGACTTATGGACAGCGCTCATTAAGCCATCCCACACATCGATGTTCCACGCGTAGTTCGAGCTGCTGGCAACTCGTGAAGTAGACGTCCAGTAAGAAAACTGCACATTCATAAATGGGTATCCTAACGGCAAAGCCGGATTATATCGTGAAAAATCAGTAAGGCTATTCATTTCTTTTCGATCTGGAAGGTGCCAGTCATCATAACCACATAGAATCAGGCCATTGGCGTAATCTATTGCCTGCTGCCATGTTCTTGTAACACTGTCTGGTGACCTTACCCACATAAGACCAGTCAGATTGTCTGTGACACAATCGGCCTCTGTTCCTGTGCCAACAGTGAACCTCGGACTTGGCCATGACACACCCGCTCGGATCTCCCCGTCCTGTCCTGTCCCTGTGCAGGAAACTAAACTTCCGACGCTATTATAACAAGTCGTCTGCCCTGTCTCCCAAAGTTGTGCCACCCCGGACTGTTCGGAACGAACTGGCCACACGTAGCCGTTGCTGGACTTATTGTCAGCGTCCGTACGGCCATTCCACATACCGACTTTCCACGCTGCAATCGGGTATCTGGCGTATGCTGTAGACGACCAGTAGTAGTAAGATTGCCCATTGATGAATCCCTGCGTGTTCAGCCAAGCAGTCGAATCGCTTTGTCCTGCATTGATCAGGCTCTCAAGCTCATTGACATTGGGTAGATGCCAGTCAGAGTAGCCGAGGAAATTGTTGGAATTCAGACATGCCACATAATCCAGAGCAACCTGCCATGTCTTTGTGGTGCCAGGAGAACATGCAGATGGCCCTGGTGCATTGCCATCCTGTGTCCACATCAGGCCAGTCAGTCCATCAGTAACTGTGCCATCACCGTTGTCTATAAATCGTGGATCAGGCCAGGGAATACCTGCCTGTATGTCTCCATCCTGCCCTGTTCCTGCACAGGAAATAACCGTCCCGCTTGGGTCATAACATGTTGTCTGTCCGGTTCGGGGAAGTTGAATGACGTTATTATTTCCAGAGTAAGCAGATCTTCTCGTCATGACCCCGAGCATATAACCATCAACTCCGTTCCATTGAGTAAAGATAATAAGATCCTTATTGAGTCCTACTGTTCCATGTAAGTAAGGATTACCTGTCTCAGTTGCTACTCCATTTGTATCTATAGTGAAAGTACCGGGAGCAAACTCTTCTGTTCCATAGCTAAACGTCGCCGATGCGGTATAACCTCCAGAAGGATCAATTAAGAAATTCCCATGAACCCATCCGCTTCTCTGCGGGGCATCACCGGAAAGCAGGCCGTGCAAACTCCAATTGCCTGCAATGTCGCTCTGGACAATATTACTTCCCCTCCTCTGCAATATGAAGAGATCATACCCTCCACCGCCGTCATCCATAGTCCCGACAATCGTATTTTTGTCTATGGACATCACGGCATGAAATGATGTTGAGCCAACGAAAGTCACCATCCCGCTGCTGTCAATATTCATAGTACATGATGTTGAATTTTGACTTGTATCACCTCTGATGTTCAGATAATTAGACCCCACACAATTGCCAGCTCCATCAATACTCGTATCCCAGTGTGCCCATCCAACTAATTGCGGGCTGTCACCAGATACTAATACGTGTACATACCAGTCACCGGCGAGGTCACTCTGGGTAAAGCCGCTTCCGCTTCTCTGAAAAATTATAAGGTCATATCCCCCGCCCCCGTCATTCATTGTGCCTACAATTGTATTGGTGTCTAAGGACATCACAGCATGATATGATGGCTGTCCTGGTAAGGTTACTACTCCGTTACTATCAATATTCATTGTCCCTGTAGTTGAACTCTGACTGGTATCACCACCGCTATTCAAGTAATTAGAGAAGGCATAGTTTCCAGCTCCGTCAATGTTTACATCAGCATGTGCCCACCCAAGCCACTGAGGACTGTCCCCTGATGTGAGCAGATGAAAGTTCCAGTTGCCTGCGAGATCACCTACTGAAAAGGTCCCGGACTGGTAGGCCGTAAAGTCTATCCCGGTCATATCCGCTCCGACAACTATTACAGGATAATTGACAGGGTTAAAGGTGTATCCGCCCAAAGTGGGCGTGATCGTATAGTCTCCATCGGCAAGGCCGGAGAAACTGTAGGTCCCATCGGCCGCTGTGATCGTCACGGCGGAGGCAGCGCCGCTGAGGGTCATGGTCACTCCGGGTTGGCCCAAGCCATTTGCTGTTACTGTTCCTGAAATAGAATGCGATAATTCTCCAAATTTCACCACAAAGACATCATAAGTCCCATTGAATGTCGTGTCATACGCCCCAGGGGTAGCGGGGAAATTAGTCGAATACGTCCTCCCCGTGACATAAGCATTACCTGAGCCATCCACCGCTATACCAAACCCCCTATCATCGCTACTCCCCCCGATGAATGCGGAGTAGGTAAAGGTCGAACCCGTGGCATTGAGCCTCAACACAAAGACATCATAACTCCCATTGATTGTTGTATTATACGCCCCTGAGGTGACGGGGAAATTGGTTGAGGAAGTCAACCCCGTGACATAAGCATTACCTGAGCCATCCACTACACTGTCAGCACCCCAATCATAGCCATTCCCCCCAATAAAGGTGGAGTAAACGAGGGCTGAACCTGTGGCGTTGAGTCTTAGCACAAAGACATCCGCATCCCCGTTGAATGTCGTATCATAAGACCCGATGGTAACGGGGAAATCGGATGAGAATGTACCCCCGGTGATATAAGCATTCCCATAGCTATCTACCTCGATAGCTCCAGGCCCATCATGACCACTTCCACCAATAAAGGTGGCGTAGGTGAGGGCCGAGCCCGTGGTATTAAGCTTTAACACAAAGACATCATAAGTCCCATTGAATGTCGTGTCATACGCCCCAGGGGTGGCCGGAAAATCGGTTGAGGATGTCATCCCAGTGATATAGGCATTCCCATAGCCATCTACCGCAATGCCACCTCCTCTATCGTCACCACTCCCCCCGATGAAGGTAGAATAGCCAAGGGCTGATCCCATGACATTGAGCTTTAACACAAATACATCATTACCCCCATTGAATGTCATGTCATACACGCCGACTGTGGCAGGGAAGTTGGTTGAATATGTCACCCCCGTGACATAGGCAGTCCCAGCGCTATCTACCGCAATGCCATAGGCATAGTCACTGCTACTTCCACCAATAAAGGTGGCGTAGGTGAGGGCCGAGCCCGTGGTATTAAGCTTTAACACAAAGACATCATAAGTCCCATTGAATGTCGTGTCATACGCCCCAGGGGTAGCGGGGAAATTGGTTGAGGATGTCATCCCCGTTACATAAGCATTGCTTGAGCCATCCAGCGCAATGTTCCAGCCCCAATCATCTCCACTACCCCCAATGAAAGTGGAGTAAACGAGGGCTGAACCTGTGTTATTGAGTCTTAAAACAAACACATCATAACTCCCATTGATTGTTGTATTATACGCCCCTGAGGTGACGGGGAAATTGGTCGAAGATATCCTCCCCGTGACATAGGCATTCCCAGAACCATCCACTGCAACCGCCCAACCTTCATCTTCGCCACTCCCTCCCAAGTATGTGGAATAGGAGAGGATTGGGTCAATAATGAGGGGATGGTTTTTTTTATAGTCATCCACCTCAAAGCTGTAGGCAAATTGTCGGGAGAGGCTTCCTGAGTGCCCCTCACCCTTGCCATCTCCCGCAAGGGGAGAGGGGTTATATGATAAAGAGTGCGATGGGGAGGGTAATATCTTGGATTGATTTGCTTCACCTTCGCTTCGCTCATGGCTTTGGCTCACCGCAAGTATTGATGTAACGTCCCCTCTTGCAATGACAAACCTTCCATCCACCGCAATCCGCTTTCCGTCTATCTCCTGATAGATGACTGGCTTCTTCTGGATGATACTTCCTTCCGCTAGGACTATTTCGAGGTCCCCATTATCTGCTACCTTAAGATCTTGTATCCCCTCATAGGCAAATCTCACACTGGATGGGTCTGAGCCAGGCTTGACGATGATGTCGTATTCCATCTGCCGGTTGTTACCGTAAAATTTGATATCAATACCGGGATAAATCTCTTTATAGATTACAGCACTGTAGGTGGATATGTTGGTGCGCCATTTTGCAGGGTCGTTTCCGATGAAGTAGTTGACTATGCCTTCCTGAATATCCTCTGCAATGATTTCCGGATTCTTGTTAGCGTCGAGAAAAATGAGTTTGACAACTTCGGAGGTGCGGCTGTGATCACCCTCACCCTGGCCATCTCCCATGTGGAGAGACGGCAATGTTTTAGATTGCTTTGCTTCGTTTGCAACGCCAAGTGGAACATTGGAATTCTCGATGACAGTATTCTTGCCTGTCTCTGTCGTAGTATACAAACTAAAGTCTTTGCCTACATCGGGGGTATCATTCCGCCTGCTGCTTAGTGCCTGTTTCGTGTTCGTTAATAATATGGAAACGCTGTCTTTTGTAAAGAATGTAGTTCTGCCACTCCCCTTCTCATAGAACTTGACCTTTTCATCAATCTGACCATTATTTCGAATGAAGAAAAGGGGTAGCTTGCCGTAGGACTCTTGAACCTTTGACTTTGTAGTTTCATCTATAACTCCAGTTTGTATCTCTATTGGACTGGGCCAGGACATACCAGCCTGCATGCCTACATCCGGAACGGCTCTAAGCACTGTCTCAGAGGTCGATGCCCTACTAGTTTGTCCGGCAAAGAGGCTTATACAAAAACTTACGGCTAAGATAACAATAAGGCGATAGAGAGATCGCCCTGAAATAATGTTAGGCATTATTCTCATTAACCACGAACATATTCTATTAGCCGAGTTCATTTGAAAACCCTCCTTCAAAGTTATAACTGTAGTCGCCAGAACGACAATAGATCCCCTTAACCTAATAAGATATCAGCTTCATTTTGACCGACATTATAACACACCAAAAGTCACAGATTGGTCACATATTCGGGCTTTTTTGAAATATTTTTTGATTTTAAGAGGTGAGACTTATCTCAGAGTCTAAGGGGTAATTTTGGCTTAAATTTCTCGGCCCGTCAATCCATAACATATTACCCCGCTCCTTCCAATGTCTTTCCCTTCAAAAAACATTTCCTGACTATCTTTATACGTTATCTTGTCCACCTCATCTAATAGCCCCCTCTTTAGAAGTAATACTTAACCCCGACCCGCAGATCAAAGCGATGAAGGTCAAGATCATCGGTCCCTTTCTCCGTTACGGTAGTAAAACCATTACTTATTGTAAGGTCATGATTTGAACTTGCTTTGCTGTATGTAAAGCCACCCTCAAATGATAGGGCCCAATCGTCATTGAAGAAATAGTCCGTTCCGCCCTGGAGGTGAAACGCAACAGAATTATCAGTCTCAAAGGAGCAGGTGACGCTTAAGGCCCGACATTCTTCTTTTACCTGGGAGGAAAACTCCGAAGAATTTAAAGAATACCCCGCCCCGATGCCAAAAAAGGTGGAAAATCCTGGAGACCCCGCCTTTCCCCGGTACTGTAGAGTGGCCATCAGGGTAGTCATGGTTACTTCAGCGATCGGATCGTTTAAGTTGGTGGCGGTTACATCATGGGCAGAGCGATCAAGGGAAATTTCAAAAGCACTATTTTCTC
This genomic interval from Nitrospirota bacterium contains the following:
- a CDS encoding HigA family addiction module antidote protein, whose amino-acid sequence is MSKRIKLLEPIHPGEILIEEFMKPMEISINRISRDIAVPANRISEIVNGKRAITVDTALRLGKYFGVSPEIWLDLQSDYDLKIAWRTIWPEIEKKVRSIAA
- a CDS encoding type II toxin-antitoxin system RelE/ParE family toxin, which translates into the protein MIRSFRCKDTEKIFKDCNVQRFRSFERVARRRLLYLHRARKLGDLRIPPGNRLEALKGDRKGQYSIRINDQWRICFVWHKGDVFDVEIIDYHDK
- a CDS encoding DUF433 domain-containing protein — translated: MAGHRITVQDIVILHERMGTSVDEIATEHGITLSAIYVALTYYYDYRKEIDETILANETFVAELRRKTSSKLKDKIGG
- a CDS encoding M6 family metalloprotease domain-containing protein; amino-acid sequence: MVKKFIIYCLSLSVLSLWVSGVSFAVPASPQTSEIVQPDGTVIKVKVKGDEWNHRIETVDGYVVEKAKNGRWHYVSRYEGDTPILSDTLANELPKPDFQRHVRPSPNFRKANPNSGLTQSPAVNALSTPLAAPFGTFNGKILFILAEFTDRAGTYSETSFASLLSNRINDYFNKASYGKVNLQPANESFGTSNNGVIGWVNLGYAHPDTGGNIGNQNQKITKDAVTAADPYINYASFDINGDGYVDTNELAIVVIVAGYERSYSANYTPSVWGHKWSITSPPKLDGVIVGADHNGAGGYAQFGEIHRGSSSDAHQATMGIMVHEMGHLIFALPDLYDTDYSSEGIGYFSVMAAGSWGKSASNSYWGESP